The region AATGGGGCTAGGAAGTTCTGTTGCACTTATCACTGATGGTAGATTCTCTGGGGCTACTAGAGGAGCTTCTATAGGTCACGTTTCTCCTGAAGCAGCAGAAGGTGGAATGATTGGTTTATTAAAAGATGGTGATGAGATTCATATTGATGTTGACCAATATATTTTATCTGTTAATTTAAGTGATGAAGAGATTGCTAAAAGAAAAGCAGAATTCACTCCACTTAAAAAACCTCTTAACTCAAAATGGTTAGGACAATATAGAGCACTTGTAACAAATGCAAGTTCAGGTGCAGTTTTAAAAACTGACCTTTAATATAAAAATAGTATAGCTTCAAGCTATACTATTACCCAAAACCCCACAAAAACTCCACGTTGTATTAATTTTTTATTTACGTTTTATTCAGATATAGTTTACATTTGGGTATTATAATTCTTTCTATATATATAGAAAACATAAAGGAATTATAATGAAGAAAAAACTATATTTTATAGCTATCTTTATAGCAAGTAGTCTTTTTGCCAATAATATCGACTTTCAAATGGCAGAAAAAAATCCACAAAGAGTAGCCCCAAGCACTCCTAATCAAATTTTATCATTTAACAATAGTATAAATGAGCCAATGAAATCAGTTGTTAATATTGCTGCTAAAAGAAGAGTAATATCAAACGCAGCAAATATCCCATTTCAAATGTTTAACGATCCTTTTTTAAGAAGATTCTTTGGAGATCAATTTAATGAACAATTTAACCAAAATAGAATCCAAAGGTCTTTAGGTTCTGGTGTTATTATCTCAAAAGATGGATATATAGTAACGAATAACCATGTTATTGAAAATGCTGATGAAATCTCAGTAACTATAGGAAATAATCCAAAAGAGTATAATGCAGTTATTATAGGTAAAGATTCAGATAGTGACTTAGCAGTAATAAAAATAGAAGGTGATGATTTTGAAGCTATTAAATTTGGTTATTCAACAGATTTAAAAGTTGGTGACTTGATTTTTGCTATTGGTAACCCATTTGGTATTGGTACAACTGTAACTCAAGGTATTATCTCTGCACTAAATAAAGACCATGTAGGTATTAACAGATATGAAAATTTTATTCAAACAGATGCTTCAATTAACCCAGGAAATTCAGGTGGTGCTTTAGTTGACAGTAGAGGTGCATTGATTGGTATAAATAGTGCAATTATCTCTAAATCTGGTGGAAACAATGGAATTGGTTTTGCTATTCCTGTGGCTATGGTAAAAGATGTTGTGAAAAAACTAATCACTGATGGAAAAGTTACCAGAGGTTATTTAGGTGTAGTGATTGATGATTTAAAACCAAACATATCAAAACTATACAAACATAGAACTGGTGCATTAATCTTAGATGTTGCAGGAGATACACCTGCCCAAAAAGCTGGATTAAAAAGAGGTGATTTAATTTATATGATAAATAATGTACCTATCAAAGATAGAAAAGCTTTACAAAATACAATTGCTTCTTTTAAACCAAATGAGACTATCTCTATAAAACTTGAAAGAGATAAAAAAGATATGCAACTAAATATTACATTGGGAAATAGAGCTGGATTAGTAACTTCAGATGCTAACAATGGTAAGTTTCTAGGTGGTTTAAAATTAACAGAATTAAATGCTGATATTATTAAAAGATTTAGACTAAATGCAAATGCAAGTGGTGTTTTAATTGGTTATGTTGAGCCTAATTCAGAAGCTGAAAAAGTAGGTTTTCAACCAGGGGATGTTATTATTCAAATAGAAGATATAGAAATAAAGAATTTTGCAGATATGCAACAAGCTATTAGAAAATATAACAAGCAATTAAAAAGAGTCTACGTAAACAGATACGGACAGACTATCCCTTTTGCTATAAAATAAAGGATTTACCATAGTTCAAGTACTAATGATAGAAGATGATTTAGAATTAGCTCAAATCATCACAGATTATTTAGCTTCATATGATATCGAAGTAACAAATACAGATAGTCCATACAATGGACTATCTATGTTAAGTTTAAAAGATTATAAACTTCTTATTCTAGATTTAACCCTTCCTGAGATAGATGGGCTTGAACTAATTCCTAAAATTAGAGAAAAATCTGATATTCCAATTATCATTTCAAGTGCAAGAGATGATATTTTAGACAAAGTAATGGGTCTTGAAAGAGGTGCAGATGATTATCTTCCAAAACCTTACAATCCAAGAGAATTACAAGCAAGAATAAAAGCTATTTTAAAAAGAATCACGCCTGTAGAAAAAACAGCAGAAAATGTTAAAAAGTCTGACTTTATACTAAAGGAAGATGATATTCAAATCTATTTTAAAGAGCAGTTGTTAAACCTAACTTTGGCAGAATTTGATATTTTGAAACTTATGATCCAAAGAAATGGCGCAGTTATAGCAAGAGAAGATTTTATCTATGCTAGTGACCATATAGAGGATGATAGTAGTTTAAAAAATATTGATGTAATGGTTTCAAGAATTAGATCAAAAATCTCAAAAATAGATGATAGTAAAACTTATATCAAATCAGTTAGAGGGATAGGTTATCAACTTATATGATACGTAATATTTCAATCTCTGCATTTATCAACACTATTTTCATTTTAGCCTTAATTGCTATTTCATTAACATTTACTATTTTTATCAAACTTGATAAGCAAAGATATAATATTACAATGCAAAAAAAATATGAACTTGTTGCAGAAAATCTTCTTAAGACTTTAGATTTTGCTCCATCTAAAAGTGGCATAAAATCTATTCTTGAGCAATTTAAAATGAATCAACTAGAGGATAATGAATTTACCTTAAAACTTTTAAATGAAGCAAAACCAATCTTGATGAGACAAAACTCCAAAGGTATGTATAGAATATTTTCATTTGAAGACAATCTTTATACATATGTACAAAGAGATGGATATAATCTGATGCTTCAAGATGCACAAAACTATACTTATAATCTATTGATTATTTCTTTAGCTATTGCTTTATCTTTAGGTATTTTATTCTCTTTATATTTTATTTTAAAAAGAAAGCTAAAACCCCTTAGAAATCTAAATAGAGAGATTAAAAAATTCTCAGAGGGTGATTTAAATGTCCGTATAAAATCTAATAGTTCTGATGAGATTGGTACTATTGCAAAAACTTTTGATGAAGCTATAACACACATAAACAATCAAACAAAATCAAAAGAACTATTTATGCGTAATATGATGCATGAGCTAAAAACTCCTATTACAAAAGCTATGTTTATTGCTGAAACCTTAGATGATGACAAAAAAAGAGAAACGCTACAAAGAGCGTTTAAAAGAATGGATGACATTATCAAAGAGCTTGCTATGGTTGAAAAATTAACTTCAAACAATACAGCTGTATATAAAGAGCCTACTTCCTTTTTCAAAATATACAAAAGAACCATAGAGATAGCTCTTTTAAGTCCAGAAAAAATCAGTAGCAAAATAAATGATTTCAAACTAAATGCCGATACAGCTATGTTATCAGTTGCACTTAAAAACTTGATTGATAACGGTATTAAATTTTCACCAAATAAACATGTAGTATTAAAAGCTAACAAACATCGAATAGATATTATCTCTGAAGGAGAAAAACTAAAATATGATTTAGAGTATTATACAGAAGCTTTTTCCCAAGAAGAGAAAAGAAGTGATGGTTTTGGATTAGGTTTATATATTGTAAAAACTATTGCCAATCTTCATGGATATAAACTAATATATAAACATAATCAAGGGAAAAATATCTTTTCTATTTTGATAGATTAACCTCTTTCATAATCCCAAACCAATCTCTTTTAAAATGTTTTTTAATATATCTTTCTTTGTGAGGTACTATACATCCTGAGCAGTTTTGGTGAATATAATCTTCACCTTTATACTGAGACCCATCTTTTGAGTCTATACTACAGTATGAAAACAGTGTTTTATCTTCTTGTTTTTTAATCCCTGCATCATCAAACCTAAAATTGGGACAGGCACATAAATAGCAGTTTAACTCCTCATAATCGTGGCACTTTTTATTATCTTTGTATAGTGGGCAAAAATCAGGCTCTTTTTTAACCATATTATCAAATCTAAAATACTCTATCACCTCATCATCTGATAAATCTTTTAACTTTTCTAAAATTTTTGCGTGTTTATTTCCATGTTCATTGAACCATTCATTATAAGTCATATTTTCATTTTCCTAATTAAATATATATCATCTTTTTTGTCATACCACCATCTACAACAAAATCACTTCCAGTGATAAAACCTTTGTTTTTTAATAAAAATTTCACTGTATCAACTATATCTTGTGGTGTTCCAACTCTGCCACTAGGGTGTTGATAATTGTCTTGTGTTGATGGAACAAATTTTTCATCAGTATTTATCCAGCCTGGACTTATTGAGTTTACTTTTACATAAGGAGCAAGGGAAATAGATAAAGCATGGGTTAAAGAGCTTATTCCACCCTTTGATGCGCTATAACTTTCCGTTCCTGCTTCACTCATAATAGCTCTTGTAGAAGAGATATTTATAATATGCCCTCTTGATTCTTTTAAAAGAGCACTAAACTCTTTTGATAAAATATATGGAGCTCTTAAGTTTGTATTTAAAACCTCATCCCATTCATCATAAGTTTGTTTATCCAAAGATTTAAATAATCCAAATCCAGCATTGTTTATAAGTGCATACAAAGAGTCTATTTCCACTTTTATTGCCTCAATCGTATTTAATATCTCTTCTTTATTTGCCAAATCACATTTATAAAAAGATATACCTTCAATACTGTTATCTTCTTTATCTATATTTATAATATTGTATTTTTTACTAAGTTTTTTAGCAAGAGCTTTTCCAATACCATTTGAAGCCCCTGTTATAATTATATTTTTCAAAATCAAATCTCCTTAGAGTCTACAATAAAAGTCACAGGTCCATCGTTTTGAATACTAACATCCATCATAGCACCAAATACACCTGTTTGCACTTCAATGCCCTCTTTTATCACATCATCTATAAACACTTCATAAAGTTCTTTTGCTACTGTTGGAGTTTCACTAGAATCAAAGCTAGGACGACGCCCTCTTTTTATGTTTCCAGCAAGGGTAAATTGAGAGATGATAAGAGCTTGCCCTTTTATATCAAGTAAAGAAAGATTCATCTTGTCATTTTCATCTTGGAAGATTCTAAGGTTTATTATCTTTGTTACAAGTTTTTTTACATCCTCTTTTGAGTCTCCTTTTTTAACTCCTAAAAGAATATTTAAACCCTTGTCTATCTTACCAACTATTTCGCCCTTAACTCTAACACTAGAAGAATTTACTCTTTGAATAACTGCTATCATTTTTTAATTGTTTTCCTTAATTAATATTCCTGTTTCTATAAAGTTATTTATTTTCTCAAAAATTTCTTTATCTACATTTCTTGCTATTTTAAGATTGTTTGCAATAAATTTACTTTTATAATAATTGATATTTTCATGCAAAAAATCTTTATAATGAATATACTTCTGACTACCTATAGTTCTATCTTCAAGATTTTTATAGTATTTACTAAAATTTTCAAAAAATACTATATCTCCTATAGGTTTAAAATAAGAATCAACTTGACGAATCGTAACACTATCATAATCGTCAGAATAATCAATTTTATCTTGCCAATTTTTAATTAAATATTTTTCATCTTTTATATAAAATGTTGTATGATATAAAATAAACAAGCAATTAGATAAAATTACACATCTTCTAATTTCAGATGAACTATTTGGATATTTAGTAAGCCATTCTAATAGATTATCTAAAACTTGTACATATATTCGTGCATTTAGAATTTCAATTTCCTCAAAAAATTCATAAATATAAGTTTTACTATTTTCAAAATCTTTTTTTATTGGATGTTTTTTATAGATAGAATCAAAAAGCTCTTTAATTGATGGATTATAGTATAAATATTTAGAAACTGTTTTCTCTTTTACATTTGAGAAAATATCTTTTTCTTTACCTTTAAAAGCATCATCATTTAAAATAATTACTATTTTACATTTAAAGTTTAAAGAAAGTTGAGTTATAAATCCAAATAAATCATTTAAATCTATATCTTTTGATTTTCTTTCAAAATCATCAATGCAAATAATTCCACCATTATTTAGTCTCTCTAAAGCAATTCTTTTTTTATTGTCTTTTGACTCTTCTTCTAATGCCGTTGCTAGTTCTGAGAAGTCAAAAAAAGATGATGCTAATTTTCCATATCTTTTTGTATATTTAGTAAAAGTTGAAGTTGTTTTAGTAACTAAATTCTTGCCACCTATTGAATGAAAAAATATTTGGCTGAAAATGTCATTTTCTATTTCTTCAATAGTACTTTTCCCATATAAACTAACATAAGAATAAGATTTGTCTTTTAAATCATTTTTTAACTCTTCCTCAATTACATTCTGCCAAAAGTGAGTTTTCCCACTTCCCCATTTTCCTGATAGCATAATAACTTTATTATCATTGTCACTATTTTTTAAATATCCATTTTGCCCAACTAAATACTCTTTTAACTCTTTTTGACTTGCCATCTTTTCTTCTTTAATTTTTTATATAATATTTTACTATATTAAAATAAAAGAACTAGTTGTATGTAGATTCAAGGCGCTGATTGTTTTTCTTGATTGAGCTTACTAAAGTAAGTGATTGAAAGAAAAATAATTAGCAACGAAGAAGATGCGTGCAAATTGTTCTTTTATTTATATTGTAAACTCTCTACTACTAGTTTCTTATTTTGAAACGGGTCAATAAACCCTTTAATATCATCAAATCTATACTTTAAAGGAAATCCTATCTCTGAACCCTCTGCTGTACTTTCTAAAACATAAAAAGGTCTTCCGTTTATATATAGGGCTTTTTTATTTGGCAAAATTAGATTTAAATTTACTACTACAAAAATATGTTTAGGTACTAGTACAAAATAAGCCTCATAACCTCTTGCTTTTAAAAGAGAAATTAGAAGATTACTTTTATCATCACAATCCCCATAATTTTGTTTTATTACATTTTCTCCACTTCTTGCAACAGATTTATTTACCTTATAAGGTATTTCAGTTACAAGATTTAACATACTTTGTACTTCACAAACTTTTGTATCACATCCAGAAACTAAACTTTTAGCTAATCTTTTTGTATATTCATCTTCTCTTACTTGATTTACATAGGTTAATCCATCTATATCAATAAATTGATTTTTAACTATAAAAAAAGATTTAAATATCATCCCTACTATAAACAAAACAATAAGCACTGATACAATAATTGAACTGTAATATATAAATTTATTTTCAAATAGCATATAAAACTTCTTTTAGTTTTTGAATATAATCTTTTCCATTAACATAAATATTTATAAAATATTCATCGATAAAATCATATTTCAAACAGTTATAGGTTTTTATATCATTTTTTTCTAACTCTTCTCTAAATTTTTTAGAGTTTATATTTTTTAGTTTTATTAATAAAGAGTTTGAACTACTATGAAATAAAAAATCTACAAACTTACAAGAATGGAATATCTTCTCTAGTTCTATTCTATTTTTTATATTTATACTATTTGATATAACTCTAAACTCTTTATCTTTTAAAGATTCTTCTAAATACTTCATATCATAAATTGATAGTTTATCTTCAGGCTCATATTTTCTTAAATTTTCGATATTCCTTTTATTTGAAAAGATAGAAGAGATACTTAAATTTTTATTTGAATAATAGGTTGAGTAGTTTTTTATAATAAAAAGTTTGTCATATTGTTCTAAATAATTAACAGCAATATTATCTGAACAAAAGTCCAAAAGTGTTTCATCTATTATGATAGTTGCTTCTTTTGATACCCAATATTTAAATAGGTTTTCTAAATCATAAAAGGTACCATCAAGATAAGAGGGATTTGCAAAAACAACTATGCTTTCATCTTTTATTGGTAAAAATATATTTTCAAATCTATTTATAAGTCTTACTTCATATTTCAAGTTTAGGGCAGCTTTTTTATACTCTAAACTACAAGGGGAATATATAAAACAATATTTTTTATCCAAAAATTTAAGTATTGAGTAGATTGCTGAACTATAGCCATTAAATAACTCAACTTGTTTTTCAGATATTTTATATCTATTTTTTAGTAACTCTAAAAGATTTAGATAATCAGCATTTTCTATGCTGTTATAATCTATTTGAATATTTGGTTTTAAATAATTCTCTTTTATACTAAAATCTATCATAATCTAAATATTCAAAAAGTTTTTTATACCTGTAAATATAATTTGAGCAGATAAAGCTGCAAGGAAAAGACCAGTGATTTTTGATACCACAAGAAGTCCTTGTCTTCCAACAACTTTTTTTATGATATGTGAAAAATAAAGCATTAATCCTATCACAACCACTGCACATACAAGAGCGATACTTCCTACAAAATGTTCTGCTGCATTTTTAAACCCTGCACCCATTACAAGTAAAACCCCTATTGTTCCTGGGCCAATTGTAATTGGAATAGATAAAGGAACAACAGCTAGTTCAGAGATATCTTTTTGCTCAATTTTTTGAGTATCTTTATTTCCTTTGATTAGCTCAACTGCTGAAAGGAAAAGTAAAGCTCCAGCTCCAATTCTAAAGGCATCTAAGGTTATCCCAAAGACAGCAAAAATATATTTTCCAAAATATAGTAATACTATACTGATTACAATTACTGAAGTTGTTACTTTGATTGCAAGTGCTCTTTTTTCTAAAAGAGTTGCATCAGTTGTAACAGTTAAAAAAACTGATAACACAAAAAATGGTGTCATAATAAAAAACATTTTTAAAAATGTAGCAACAAAAAGTTCCATAGAAAACTTCCTAAAAATTATAATTTTAGGAAGTATATCAAAATAAAGAATAAATTATTTAAAGTGTTTGTTTACAATCTCTAAGAAATCATCAGGATTTTTATATCCTACTATTTGTGAGGCTTTGATTTCATTGTTGTCTTTATCCCAAAAAATTAGTGCTGGAGGACCAACAACTCCAAATCTTTTTTGCATAGCTTTATCATCTGCATTATTTTCAGTTACATCAGCTTTTACTAAAGTAAACTCTTTTAGTTTTGCAATAACTCTTGGGTCTTTAAAAGTGATCTCTTCTAACTCTTTACAAGAGATACACCAAGTGGCATAAAAATCAAGCATTACAGGTTTACTTGAAGCTTTAACAGCTGCATCAATCTCTGTATTGTTTTTTACATAAGCCACAGGTAACACTTCAGCTTGACTTACAGCAACTCCTGATGTAAATTTATCTAATGGTTTTAAAACATTTGTAGCTCCACTAACAGCACCTACAAAAACAAGTACTCCATAAATAAGAATAACTATAGTTAAAACTCTTGCTAAGATATGTTCAAATATTTTTAAATACACTGCTGTACCAATTAATAATAATGCCCATAAATACATAATAATTGTTGGGTCAAATACTCTATCTAACATCCAAATTGCAACAGCAAGCATCACTATACCAAAGATTTTAGTAACAGACTCCATCCAACCACCTGGTGTTGGCATATATTTTCCAGCACCAAGACCTATAAGTAACAATGGTGCGCCCATACCCAAACTCATCACAAATAAAGCAGCCCCACCAAGTATGGCGTCACCTGTTTGTCCAATATATACTAAAGCTCCTGCTAAAGGTGGTGCAACACAAGGTCCAACTATAAGTGCAGACAAAAATCCCATAATAGCGATTCCCACTACGCCTTGTTTCTCTTTTCCATCAGTTGTTTTATTTATCTTATTTTGTAAGCTTTGAGGTAATTCTAGTTTAAAGTAACCAAACATAGAAAATGCAAGTGCTACAAATATTGCAGCAAAAACTACTAATACATATGGATTTTGTAAAGATACTTGTAAATTAGCTCCAAATACGCCAGCTAAAACACCTGCTATTGTATAAGCAACTGCCATAGATAAAACATAAACCAATGATAAAAAGAAACCTTTTGAAGCTGTTAGATTACCACTATCCCCTGCTTTTACAATAATAGAAGATAAAATAGGAATCATTGGGAAAACACAAGGTGTTAAAGATAATAAAAGTCCAAATCCAAAAAAAGTAGCAAGAACTAAAAGTATATTTCCATCTTTTAATGTACCTGCAATAATATCAGTCTCATTTTGTGCAGTTGCAGTTTGTTCACTAGAAGACTCTATTTTCTCAATATTTTTAACTGCTGTATTAAAATCTACAGTTGTTGTTTCACTCATTGGTGCATAACATAAACCTTGCTTTGAACAACCTTGAAAATCAACTTGTACTTCAAAAGTAGAGCTTGAAGACTTTGATTTTAATAAATCATAGGGAATCTCAATATTTAAATCTTTTGTATGTATTTGCCAAATCTCATAAGGCTTAGCTTCGGGAACAATTAAATCTTTTCTAATATCTATTTTTTCAGGTTTTGTTATAAAAAATTTTAATTTATCATCATATAAATAGATATCTTTCCCAAGTTTTAATTTAAAAACTAATTTATCTTCATGTTTCTCAAAACTTGTTTTAAATGCTTCTTCTGGTTCTAAAAAACTTTGTTGTTGAATCCCAAAAGCATATAAAGAACAAATTAAAACTAATAATATTTTTCTTAACATCTATTTTTATTCCTTATTCAAAATACTCTTTAACACTATCTTCTAAATCTTTGACACTTTTTAATCCAACTTCTGTTGTAACTAATTCTCCATCTTCAAAATATGCAAGTGTTGGTAGAGCTTTTACCCCATATGATATGGCTAAATCTCTATACTGATCTATATCTACTTTGTAAATTGTTACATTATTTGGTTTAACTTTATCAAAATCTTCCAAAGTTCCTGCAAGAATTTTACATGGTGGACACCAAGTAGCATAAAAATCAACTATAACATTTTTACCTTTTATCTTTTCAATAAAATTATCTTTTGTTAAATGTTCAAATGCAAATAGGTTTCCAAGTGCAAAAAATAATACAAGTAATAAGATTTTTTTCATAAAATTCCTTTTATATTTTTCTTATTATACAAAAACAATGTGAAGTCTTTGTTTACTTATAAGAAAATCTAAGATAAGAATTATAATAAATAATTATAAAATAATTAATATTTTTTCGATAAAATTTATTTTTTTAGAATAAAAGGTTACATATGAATACATTAACAGACCTTCCTCCAAAAAGTGTTGAGTTTATGATAAAAGACAATATTGCTATGATTGATATAAGAAGACCTGATGAGTGGCAAGCTACAGGTGTTATTAAAAATGCTCACAAATTAACTTTTTTTGATGAATATGGAAATCATGATATTCCAACTTGGATGAGACAATTTGAAAAAATAGTTACTTCAAAAGATGAAGCTTTTGTTTTGATTTGTGCACATGCAAATAGAACAAGAGTTGTAGGGGATTTTTTAATACAAAATCATGGATATAAAAATGTTGCCCATTTAGCAGGTGGAATGGCTTTATGGCTTGAAGAGAATAGAAAAGTAGTTTTTGATTAAAGAAGAGGAGATTTTACTCTTCTTCTTTTTTCTTTTCATTAGCTTCTTGAAGTATTGCAATTACATCATCTAAATTTTCATAAGGGATATGAGATTTCCATTCAATATCTTTTCCATTTAGTGAAATACCAATACTAACGATATCTGGTGTACCTTTACCATAAGGCTCTGCTACATTTGAAATAAAAATTTTACCTTTTTTTGTTCCAGCTAAAGAAAGTGTTCCTAATTCTGTTGTTGCCATTTAATATCCTTTTATAAATTAAATTATTACTATTTTACATAAAGAAACTTTTGAAATGTTAAAGTTACCATATTAAATAGATTTTTTAGCAATCCTTTGTCCATATTTTACATTTTGACCTAATAATTTTTCTAATTGAACAAAATCTTTTTCCCAAACCATAACTACAGTTGAGCCCATTTTAAAGTAACCTAAACATTGCCCTTTTTTAATATCTAAAGATTCATATTCATATATTTTAATCTCTTTTGCATCACTATTAGTTTCAACTTTTGGCTCAAAATTAAATACCATTTGCCCAACATTTAAAGCTCCAACAAATACCATATAGAAAAGTTTTCCTTCATGGGTACACTCTAAAATAACCCTTTCATTTTCAACAAATAAATCTATTTGTTTATTAAGATACTTTAAATTTACTGGATATAGTTTTCCTGGCACATGAATAAGTTTATTAATTTTGAAATCACATGGTGCATGATATCTATGATAATCTTTTGGTGATA is a window of Halarcobacter sp. DNA encoding:
- the dsbD gene encoding protein-disulfide reductase DsbD, which translates into the protein MLRKILLVLICSLYAFGIQQQSFLEPEEAFKTSFEKHEDKLVFKLKLGKDIYLYDDKLKFFITKPEKIDIRKDLIVPEAKPYEIWQIHTKDLNIEIPYDLLKSKSSSSTFEVQVDFQGCSKQGLCYAPMSETTTVDFNTAVKNIEKIESSSEQTATAQNETDIIAGTLKDGNILLVLATFFGFGLLLSLTPCVFPMIPILSSIIVKAGDSGNLTASKGFFLSLVYVLSMAVAYTIAGVLAGVFGANLQVSLQNPYVLVVFAAIFVALAFSMFGYFKLELPQSLQNKINKTTDGKEKQGVVGIAIMGFLSALIVGPCVAPPLAGALVYIGQTGDAILGGAALFVMSLGMGAPLLLIGLGAGKYMPTPGGWMESVTKIFGIVMLAVAIWMLDRVFDPTIIMYLWALLLIGTAVYLKIFEHILARVLTIVILIYGVLVFVGAVSGATNVLKPLDKFTSGVAVSQAEVLPVAYVKNNTEIDAAVKASSKPVMLDFYATWCISCKELEEITFKDPRVIAKLKEFTLVKADVTENNADDKAMQKRFGVVGPPALIFWDKDNNEIKASQIVGYKNPDDFLEIVNKHFK
- a CDS encoding rhodanese-like domain-containing protein; amino-acid sequence: MNTLTDLPPKSVEFMIKDNIAMIDIRRPDEWQATGVIKNAHKLTFFDEYGNHDIPTWMRQFEKIVTSKDEAFVLICAHANRTRVVGDFLIQNHGYKNVAHLAGGMALWLEENRKVVFD
- a CDS encoding phosphatidylserine decarboxylase translates to MHITNIISQYFGKFAKFEFPLFIQKFINGAYVKFLGLNMSEFRNPKFYKSLNDLFTRELAIPREIDKDKDCFISPTDSLITQCGNLEDDLLLQIKGMEYSVEEMLTYNCANNFAKVKNGSYMNFYLSPKDYHRYHAPCDFKINKLIHVPGKLYPVNLKYLNKQIDLFVENERVILECTHEGKLFYMVFVGALNVGQMVFNFEPKVETNSDAKEIKIYEYESLDIKKGQCLGYFKMGSTVVMVWEKDFVQLEKLLGQNVKYGQRIAKKSI
- a CDS encoding thioredoxin domain-containing protein — encoded protein: MKKILLLVLFFALGNLFAFEHLTKDNFIEKIKGKNVIVDFYATWCPPCKILAGTLEDFDKVKPNNVTIYKVDIDQYRDLAISYGVKALPTLAYFEDGELVTTEVGLKSVKDLEDSVKEYFE